One Candida dubliniensis CD36 chromosome 1, complete sequence genomic region harbors:
- a CDS encoding (inorganic) phosphate transporter, putative (Similar to S. cerevisiae PHO84): MVAEIQAHTNEVAQGGGKTAFKDYLGKFADVEDPLERRRLALEEIDKAGFGWTQVKMILIAGVGFMTDSYDIFAINLSMNMLQYVYWNGTIPDSTTTLIKVSTSVGTVIGQISFGSIADKVGRKKIYGLELIIMIFATLFQCTLGTSPAINFVAIFSTVRILMGIGIGGDYPLSSIISSEFSTTKWRGAIMAAVFSNQGLGQVFAGIVAMICVAGYKDDLIIANKGSECVGKCRKAADQMWRIIVGFGCVPGCIALYYRLTIAESPRYSLDVNEHDDLEKVADAEAAIDVHAQEIAPPKASFKDFWSHFGQWRYGKILLGTAGSWFMLDVAYYGLGLNTTTILQTIGYAGQDNVYEKLYNSAAGNLILVCAGSLPGYWVSAATIDTVGRKPIQLGGFILLTIILCIMGFGYHKIGDHGLLGLFVIAQFFQNFGPNTTTFIVPGECFPTRYRSTAHGLSAAAGKVGAIIAQTCIGTLVNHGCSKEKKNCFLPHVLEIFALFMLLGIGFTLLIPETARRTLEEISETCHGEVDTTKLGRDRFATQEEPYDSEELKN; encoded by the coding sequence ATGGTTGCTGAAATTCAAGCTCACACTAATGAAGTGGCTCAAGGTGGTGGTAAAACTGCTTTCAAAGATTATTTAGGTAAATTTGCCGATGTCGAAGATCCTttagaaagaagaagattggCTTTAGAAGAAATCGATAAAGCTGGTTTCGGATGGACTCAAGttaaaatgattttgattgcTGGTGTAGGTTTCATGACTGATTCTTACGATATTTTTGCTATTAATTTGTCGATGAATATGTTGCAATACGTTTACTGGAATGGTACTATCCCAGattctactactactttGATCAAGGTTTCTACTTCTGTTGGTACTGTTATTGGACAAATCAGTTTTGGTTCTATTGCCGATAAAGTCGGTCGTAAAAAGATTTATGGTTTggaattgattattatgatttttGCTACCCTTTTCCAATGTACTTTGGGTACTTCCCCTGCTATCAACTTTGTCGCCATTTTCTCAACCGTAAGAATTTTAATGGgtattggtattggtgGTGATTATCCATTGTCTTCTATTATCTCATCAGAATTCTCTACTACTAAATGGAGAGGTGCTATTATGGCTGCTGTCTTCTCCAATCAAGGTCTTGGTCAAGTGTTTGCCGGTATTGTTGCCATGATTTGTGTTGCTGGTTACAAAGACGATTTGATCATTGCCAACAAAGGATCTGAATGTGTTGGTAAATGTAGAAAAGCCGCTGATCAAATGTGGAGAATTATTGTTGGGTTTGGTTGTGTTCCAGGTTGTATTGCCTTATACTATAGATTGACCATTGCTGAATCTCCAAGATACTCCCTTGACGTCAATGAACATGATGATCTTGAAAAAGTTGCTGACGCTGAAGCTGCCATTGATGTGCATGCCCAAGAAATTGCCCCACCAAAAGCCTCTTTCAAAGATTTCTGGTCTCATTTCGGTCAATGGAGATATGGTAAGATCTTGTTGGGTACTGCTGGTTCTTGGTTCATGTTAGATGTTGCCTACTATGGTTTAGGTTTGAACACGACTACCATCTTACAAACTATTGGTTACGCTGGTCAAGATAATgtttatgaaaaattgtACAATTCTGCTGCTggtaatttgattttagtTTGTGCTGGTTCCTTGCCAGGTTACTGGGTCTCTGCTGCTACCATCGATACTGTTGGTAGAAAACCAATTCAATTGGGTGGTTTCATCTTGTTGACCATTATCTTATGTATCATGGGTTTCGGTTACCACAAGATTGGTGATCATGGTTTGTTGGGTTTGTTCGTCATTGCTCAATTCTTCCAAAATTTCGGTCCAAACACTACTACTTTTATTGTTCCAGGTGAATGTTTCCCAACTAGATACAGATCCACTGCTCATGGTTTATCTGCTGCCGCTGGTAAAGTTGGTGCCATTATTGCTCAAACTTGTATTGGTACTTTGGTTAACCACGGTTGTTctaaagaaaagaagaactGTTTCTTACCTCATGTTTTGGAAATCTTTGCCTTGTTCATGTTGCTTGGTATTGGTTTCACTTTATTGATTCCAGAAACCGCTAGAAGAACTTTAGAAGAAATTTCTGAAACTTGTCATGGTGAAGTTGATACCACTAAATTGGGTAGAGATAGATTTGCCACACAAGAAGAACCATATGACTCTGAAGAGCTCAAAAACTAA
- a CDS encoding betaine lipid synthetase, putative (Similar to Chlamydomonas reinhardtii BTA1) translates to MSEFIVDLFPSEVSKLYLFTSFSVLCGAVFFSAKVNRTINSILVFCWACFIKPLIQKKTKGPNKNQQQSLESFYKNQAHIYDNTREFLLKGRKECLRLAISHLPKKKDLIWIDIGGGTGSNIEFMNEISKISENFKAVYLVDLSPSLCEVARKRFEAHEWTNVHVLVADACDFTIDYDSADLITFSYSLSMIPTFNAAIDNAVSKLDMEGIIATVDFGIQSSDTSMGRINTVGGLVNRDIPWILRNFWRIWFEADKVFLDSSRRNYLEYKFGTVKSLNSYNKALGKIPYYIWIGCDKSKSHTILERLNCLATESPYLAPTTTPIANQLEDIPISKGHEAALINLQKNLPYPSMYYQKEYWRVYYDEMNPLYEQFKNQYIYAFTWEDPREDNKLLNFTSDDTVLAITSAGDNILSYASLPTPPKKIHAVDLNPCQNHLLELKLASFRCLSQEQIWSMFGEGKIDNFNEILIDTLAPHMSSNAFQYWMDKGPKTFSGKGLYDTGFSRWALRLSRYVFKVCGVSKYVEELCAATTMEEQLRIWNEHLKPTLFNPVVGSLLVGNPMFLWKALGVPANQAALMGPSVIKYVVDTLDPIIKRSLISNDNYFYYLCMMGRYTKNNCPDYLTTKGFNRLSSDTPAAVAAGGSSPIDNLRIHTDTLNEVFGRLKEKSITIAIIMDHMDWFDPNGRDAINEITALKRCLAPGGRVMLRSASTKPWYLKVFKNLGFKEEENVVREPGSSIDRVNMYANCTVLTLVD, encoded by the coding sequence ATGTCAGAATTCATAGTTGATTTGTTTCCCTCGGAAGTTTCTAaactttatttattcaCTTCATTTTCTGTTTTATGTGGGGcagttttcttttctgcCAAAGTCAACAGGACCATTAACTCAATTTTGGTGTTTTGTTGGGCTTGCTTCATCAAACCtttgattcaaaaaaaGACCAAAGGTCCAAACaagaatcaacaacaatcttTAGAATCATTCTACAAAAACCAAGCTCATATTTACGACAACACAAGAGAGTTTTTATTGaaaggaagaaaagaatGTCTTAGATTGGCTATTTCTCATTtaccaaagaagaaagatcTTATTTGGATTGATATTGGTGGTGGAACTGGTTCCAACATTGAATTCATGAATGAAATTAGTAAGATATCTGAGAATTTTAAGGCAGTATATTTGGTCGATCTTTCCCCATCATTGTGTGAAGTTGCTagaaaaagatttgaaGCACATGAATGGACAAATGTGCATGTATTAGTTGCAGACGCCTGTGATTTTACTATTGATTATGATAGTGCTGATTTAATCACGTTTTCctattcattatcaatgattCCAACTTTCAATGCTGCTATCGATAATGCAGTTTCTAAATTAGACATGGAAGGTATTATTGCCACTGTTGATTTTGGTATTCAAAGCAGTGACACTTCAATGGGTCGTATCAATACTGTTGGTGGGTTGGTAAACAGAGATATTCCTTGGATATTACGTAACTTTTGGAGAATTTGGTTTGAAGCCGACAAAGTGTTTTTGGATTCTTCAAGAAGAAACTATTTGGAGTATAAATTTGGTACCGTTAAGTCTTTGAATTCATATAACAAAGCCTTGGGTAAAATCCCATATTATATCTGGATTGGTTgtgataaatcaaaatcacaCACCATATTGGAAAGATTGAATTGTTTAGCCACTGAATCCCCTTATCTTGCTCCAACCACAACTCCAATTGCTAATCAGCTTGAAGATATTCCAATTTCTAAAGGCCATGAAGCTGCTTTAATCAACTTACAGAAAAATTTACCTTACCCATCAATGTACTATCAAAAGGAGTATTGGAGAGTTTACTATGATGAAATGAACCCATTATATGAACAGTTTAAAAACCAATATATTTATGCTTTCACTTGGGAAGATCCTCGCGAAGATAATAAACTTTTGAATTTCACTAGTGATGATACTGTTTTGGCTATTACTTCAGCTGGTGACAATATTTTGAGTTATGCTAGTTTACCAACACCACCTAAGAAAATCCATGCTGTTGATCTTAATCCATGCCAAAACCATTTGttagaattgaaattggcCAGTTTTAGATGTCTTTCTCAAGAGCAAATTTGGTCAATGTTTGGTGAAGGTAagattgataatttcaatgaaattttgattgataCATTGGCCCCACACATGTCTTCTAATGCTTTCCAATATTGGATGGATAAAGGACCTAAAACCTTTTCGGGTAAAGGTCTCTATGATACTGGGTTTTCCAGATGGGCATTAAGATTGTCAAGATATGTTTTCAAAGTTTGTGGTGTTAGTAAATACGTTGAAGAACTTTGTGCTGCAACAACTATGGAGGAACAATTGAGAATTTGGAATGAACATTTGAAACCTACTTTGTTTAATCCTGTAGTTGGTTCATTGCTTGTTGGTAACCCAATGTTTTTATGGAAAGCTTTAGGTGTTCCTGCTAACCAAGCAGCATTAATGGGACCATCGGTTATTAAATATGTTGTTGATACTTTGGATCctattattaaaagatCATTGATTTCCAATGATAACTATTTTTACTATTTATGTATGATGGGAAGATACACCAAGAACAATTGTCCTGATTATTTAACTACAAAAGGATTTAATAGATTATCTAGTGATACTcctgctgctgttgctgctggTGGCTCATCTCCAATTGACAATCTTAGAATCCACACTGACACTTTAAATGAAGTCTTTGGTagattgaaagaaaaatcaattaccATTGCTATTATCATGGACCATATGGATTGGTTTGACCCAAATGGTAGAGATGCAATTAACGAGATTACTGCTTTGAAAAGGTGCCTTGCCCCAGGGGGTAGAGTAATGCTCAGATCAGCAAGTACAAAACCTTGGTACTTGAAAGTTTTCAAGAACTTGGGATTCAAAGAGGAAGAAAATGTTGTTCGTGAACCTGGTTCAAGTATAGATAGAGTTAACATGTATGCCAATTGTACAGTTTTAACTCTTGTAGATTAA
- a CDS encoding chorismate mutase, putative (Similar to S. cerevisiae ARO7;~Similar to C. albicans ARO7), with protein sequence MDFMKPETVLDLSNIRQALVRMEDTIVFDLIERSQFFSSPSVYEKNKYNIPNFDGTFLEWALLQMEIAHSQIRRYEAPDETPFFPDQLKTPILPPINYPKILAKYSDEINVNSEIMKFYVEEIVPQVSCGEGDQKENLGSASTCDIECLQAISRRIHFGKFVAEAKYQSDKPLYIKLILDKDVKGIENSITNSAVEQKILERLIVKAESYGVDPSLKFGQNVQSKVKPEVIAKLYKDWIIPLTKKVEIDYLLRRLEDEDVELVEKYKK encoded by the coding sequence ATGGACTTTATGAAACCAGAAACTGTACTTGATCTTTCCAACATTCGTCAAGCATTAGTGAGGATGGAAGATACTATTGTGTTTGATTTAATCGAAAGATCTCAATTTTTCAGCTCACCATCAGTTtatgaaaagaataaatataatatccCCAACTTTGATGGAACTTTTTTAGAATGGGCCTTATTACAAATGGAAATTGCCCATTCTCAAATTAGACGTTATGAAGCACCAGATGAAACTCCATTTTTCCCAGACCAATTGAAAACCCCAATTTTACCACCAATTAATTATCCTAAAATATTGGCCAAGTATTCTGATGAGATTAACGTGAATTCagaaataatgaaattttatgttgaagaaattgtGCCGCAAGTGAGTTGTGGAGAAGGAGATCAAAAGGAAAATTTGGGTTCGGCATCTACTTGTGACATTGAATGTTTACAAGCTATTTCAAGAAGAATCCATTTTGGTAAATTTGTAGCAGAAGCAAAGTATCAAAGTGATAAACCATTATATATCAAGTTGATTTTGGATAAAGATGTTAAgggaattgaaaattcaattacTAATAGTGCAGTGGAACAGAAAATCTTGGAAAGATTGATTGTCAAGGCTGAAAGTTATGGAGTTGATCCATCATTGAAATTTGGACAAAATGTACAAAGCAAAGTGAAACCAGAAGTAATTGCAAAATTATATAAGGATTGGATTATTCCATTAACCAAAAAAGTcgaaattgattatttgttaAGAAGATTGGAGGATGAAGATGTGGAGTTGGTGGAGAAGTATAAGAAATAA
- a CDS encoding DNAJ-like HSP40 co-chaperone, putative encodes MLSLLQKRIAATINCNTAINKAHYATASQEPIDHHKRFHLHEWPKSAKPSAYEIFGLTSKDMGMSTLELNKVLKRKYLALVKIYHPDTSLSILYKGGEMTPEMKRKRFDMIQEAYDILKNPRRRTAYNRYQTTSWDQQGRYSGDGGQWSKENFEAYRRAHAHRTRYNFENDEQFWSASTWQDYYQMKYNRPPPTKEELEKNKYKILFGVIAVGVLGFGLQIMNAIDKTNQYLLETHRLNMKSMKDLNESYDNYGEGYSDADKLRRFLINRRSTIKSKREEGEGKEPEPSDHELLTRFARKRVDIWDKEDNSNNR; translated from the coding sequence ATGTTGTCTCTTTTGCAAAAGCGAATTGCGGCAACAATAAATTGCAATACAGCTATAAACAAGGCTCATTATGCCACAGCATCACAAGAGCCAATAGATCATCATAAACGGTTTCATCTTCATGAATGGCCAAAGTCCGCCAAGCCCTCGGCATATGAGATATTTGGATTAACTTCTAAAGATATGGGGATGTCTACATTAGAGCTAAATAAAGTTCTCAAAAGGAAATATTTAGCGTTAGTCAAGATATATCATCCGGATACGTCACTTTCCATCCTATATAAGGGTGGTGAAATGACCCCAGAAatgaagagaaaaagatttgataTGATCCAAGAAGCCTAtgatatattgaaaaatcccAGACGTAGAACCGCATATAATCGGTATCAAACCACGTCATGGGATCAACAAGGAAGATATTCTGGAGATGGAGGGCAATGGAGTAAAGAGAATTTTGAAGCTTATAGAAGAGCCCATGCTCATAGAACAAgatataattttgaaaatgatgaacAATTTTGGCTGGCTAGTACATGGCaagattattatcaaatgaaatACAACAGACCTCCACCAACAAAGGAAGAATTAGAGAAAAATAAGTATAAAATCTTATTTGGGGTTATTGCTGTTGGTGTATTGGGGTTTGGATTACAAATAATGAATGCCATTGATAAAACAAACCAGTATTTACTAGAGACTCATCGTTTGAATATGAAATCCATGAAGGATTTGAATGAAAGTTATGATAATTATGGTGAAGGTTACAGTGATGCCGATAAACTCAGAAGGTTTTTGATAAATCGAAGAAGTACTATCAAACTGAAAAGAGAAGAAGGGGAAGGAAAAGAGCCAGAGCCTAGCGATCACGAACTATTGACAAGGTTTGCCAGGAAAAGAGTAGATATATGGGATAAGGAGGACAACAGCAATAATCGTTGA
- a CDS encoding zinc cluster transcription factor, putative gives MELSYRSYQKVLNISLKPKATNACSKKASTVATTKKIAKPKRDESQIKRRTKTGCLTCRKRKKKCDEDKVNGKCQACTRNFLDCCWPDPNTFKTKNVKPQQQPQQSTVVKPQMSPIIRPKKCDINYLLQSQPEATTPAVAQPKVHIPYPSPTLSPVFAESKPTTEVSSFSLPPLYNLNYRLQTKDSNVRSV, from the coding sequence ATGGAGTTGAGTTATAGATCATATCAAAAGGTGTTGAATATTTCATTGAAACCAAAAGCAACTAATGCATGTTCCAAAAAGGCTTCCACTGTCGCaaccacaaaaaaaatagccAAACCAAAACGTGACGAGAGCCAAATCAAGCGTAGAACGAAAACTGGTTGCTTGACTTGTcgaaagagaaagaaaaagtgtGACGAAGATAAGGTGAATGGCAAATGTCAAGCTTGTACCAGAAACTTTTTGGATTGTTGTTGGCCAGATCCAAACACTTTCAAAACTAAGAATGTcaaaccacaacaacaaccacaacaatcCACGGTAGTGAAACCACAAATGAGTCCAATAATAAGGCCCAAGAAATGTGATATCAATTACTTACTACAATCTCAACCGGAAGCTACAACTCCAGCTGTTGCACAGCCAAAAGTGCATATTCCATACCCAAGTCCTACATTATCACCAGTGTTTGCTGAAAGCAAACCTACTACCGAGGTTAGCTCATTTTCTTTGCCTCCCCTctataatttaaattacAGGCTTCAAACCAAAGACAGTAATGTGAGGTCAGTATAG
- a CDS encoding (taurine catabolic) dioxygenase, putative (Similar to C. albicans TCD1), whose translation MAQRFGNSDIHFNKDFDEVDADGVLVINKRNREQAKYPDFLPSWDPSHKLPPLKFERYIDPGSRADPSFPNLFPKDGSHKIKRITPKFGSEIDGVQLSQLNDKGKDELALLLAQRKVLLFNDQDFADKGPGFAVEFGKYFGRLHIHPSFGSPRGHPELHITYRRPEKGELERVFAHRTTSVGFHSDVSYEITPSRFTLFQVLESGDGGDTVFVDTVEAYNRLSPAFQKRLDGLHVLHTSEDQAANSAHQGGVERRKAVSNIHPLIRLDPVTGEKSLYVNKAFGRRIVELKKEESDYLLDFLHNHIEKSSDLQLRVNWERGERKKVALFHNSGVSHTATFDTEEGEVRHAYRISVLGERPISNLEDLNKEDYTPGDLADALSAIKPI comes from the coding sequence ATGGCACAACGATTTGGTAATTCAGATATTCATTTCAATAAAGATTTTGATGAAGTTGATGCAGACGGTGTATTGGTGATTAACAAACGTAACAGAGAACAAGCAAAGTATCCAGATTTTTTGCCATCCTGGGATCCAAGTCATAAATTACCTCCGTTGAAATTTGAAAGGTACATTGATCCTGGTTCAAGAGCTGATCCTTCTTTCCCAAACTTGTTTCCCAAAGATGGATCAcataaaatcaaaagaattaCACCAAAATTCGGTTCTGAAATCGATGGTGTTCAATTATCACAATTGAATGATAAAGGGAAAGACGAATTGGCTTTACTTTTGGCACAAAGAAAAGTGTTATTGTTCAACGATCAAGATTTCGCAGACAAAGGTCCTGGTTTTGCTGTTGAATTTGGTAAATATTTTGGGAGATTACACATTCATCCAAGTTTCGGCTCTCCTCGTGGCCATCCAGAGTTGCATATTACCTACAGAAGACCAGAAAAGGGGGAATTGGAAAGAGTTTTTGCCCATCGTACCACAAGTGTTGGATTCCATAGTGATGTTTCCTATGAAATCACTCCTCTGAGATTTACTCTTTTCCAGGTGTTAGAGagtggtgatggtggtgatactgtttttgttgatacaGTTGAAGCTTACAATAGATTATCGCCAGCATTCCAAAAACGATTGGATGGCTTGCATGTGTTGCACACTTCAGAAGATCAAGCTGCAAATTCAGCACACCAAGGTGGTGTTGAGAGAAGAAAAGCTGTCTCAAACATTCACCCATTGATAAGATTGGACCCTGTCACTGGAGAAAAATCTTTATACGTCAACAAGGCTTTTGGACGTAGAATTGTTGagttaaagaaagaagaatcaGATTACTTGTTGGATTTCTTGCATAACCATATTGAAAAGAGTCTGGATTTGCAATTGAGAGTAAACTGGGAACGTggggaaagaaaaaaggtTGCTTTGTTCCACAACAGTGGAGTGTCCCATACTGCTACTTTTGATACTGAAGAAGGTGAGGTTAGACATGCTTACAGAATTTCAGTGTTAGGTGAGCGTCCAATCCTGAACTTGGAAGACTTGAACAAAGAAGATTATACTCCTGGTGATTTAGCTGATGCCTTGAGTGCAATCAAACCTATTTAG